A genomic stretch from Bacillota bacterium includes:
- a CDS encoding Xaa-Pro peptidase family protein, whose translation MEITNKVIPDYKDRVNKLRKRMLAEKIDALLVVEAHNIFYLSGSNGGYTGARICFVVGDKTSTLLIDQRYITEAKENAFADNIISWNKPSYKELVNVVKKLGAKRIGFESMYTTVKQYERMVKDFEGFELVGVSGLIEAIREIKDRNEIEKIKKAAQIGDLAFTHILKFIKSGITEADIGIEIDFFMRKHGAERVSFDTIVASGRNSAVPHATISRKKIEPGDFVTLDFGAVVDGYHSDMTRTVVVGQASRRQKKIYQTVKQAQAMALDVVKSGAVCKDVDATARDLIRKEGYGNKFIHNLGHGVGLNVHEAPTLGPGNEDALKTNMVVTVEPGIYIAGFGGVRIEDLIVVAKNGYKLLTHSTKDLLEL comes from the coding sequence ATGGAAATTACAAATAAAGTAATCCCTGATTATAAGGATAGAGTCAATAAGCTTAGGAAGCGCATGCTCGCTGAGAAAATCGATGCTCTTCTTGTCGTCGAGGCACATAATATCTTTTATTTATCTGGTTCAAACGGTGGATACACAGGGGCAAGGATATGCTTTGTAGTTGGGGATAAGACATCAACGCTTTTAATCGATCAGCGATACATAACTGAAGCAAAAGAAAATGCTTTTGCCGATAATATTATCTCATGGAACAAGCCGTCTTATAAAGAGCTTGTAAACGTGGTTAAAAAGCTTGGTGCAAAAAGAATCGGCTTTGAGTCTATGTACACCACGGTAAAGCAATACGAACGCATGGTCAAAGATTTTGAAGGCTTTGAGCTGGTTGGGGTATCTGGTCTGATAGAAGCCATCAGGGAGATTAAAGACCGAAATGAAATAGAAAAGATCAAAAAAGCTGCGCAAATAGGAGACCTAGCGTTTACCCATATACTCAAATTTATAAAATCGGGAATCACTGAAGCAGATATAGGTATTGAAATCGATTTTTTTATGCGTAAACATGGCGCTGAGAGGGTGAGTTTTGATACCATTGTTGCTTCAGGGCGGAACTCGGCCGTTCCCCATGCGACAATATCTAGAAAAAAAATCGAACCAGGAGATTTTGTTACGCTTGATTTCGGAGCCGTTGTAGATGGATACCATTCCGATATGACCCGAACCGTTGTGGTGGGTCAAGCCAGCCGAAGGCAGAAAAAAATCTATCAAACAGTAAAACAGGCGCAGGCTATGGCACTTGATGTTGTGAAGAGCGGCGCTGTTTGCAAGGATGTCGATGCTACAGCCAGAGATTTGATTAGGAAAGAGGGTTACGGAAATAAGTTTATCCACAATCTTGGCCATGGGGTTGGTTTGAATGTACATGAGGCTCCAACGCTTGGGCCTGGGAACGAGGATGCATTAAAGACCAACATGGTTGTTACAGTGGAGCCCGGTATTTATATAGCCGGATTTGGCGGTGTAAGGATTGAGGACCTCATTGTTGTAGCTAAAAATGGTTACAAATTATTGACCCACTCGACGAAAGACCTGCTTGAATTGTAA
- the aroB gene encoding 3-dehydroquinate synthase — translation MIKQVVNISLGTRSYPIYIGDNILHGFVEKLEERFEHAKAAIITNSTVWDLYGNQITESLISEAVDYELILVPDGENAKSLSIAERIYGELISKGFERKDVIIACGGGVVGDLAGFVAATYERGVPFVQVPTTLLAQVDSSVGGKVAVNHELGKNMIGAFYQPSFVYIDVATLKTLPATEFSGGMAEVIKYAFIKGEPLLSLVKENKQKILDKEMDTLAEVVKMCCAIKGTIVEQDERDAGIRAYLNYGHTLAHAIESITKYDYPHGQAVAIGMVFAARLGQRLGMLTEADVELHRRLISAYGLPASISSAKPEDLVRVMKRDKKRVGGGHIFVLLDGIGNPVVRNIDEEFLVSTLRDFLKEV, via the coding sequence TTGATAAAGCAGGTAGTTAATATATCGCTTGGTACAAGAAGTTATCCAATATATATTGGCGACAATATTCTTCACGGCTTCGTAGAGAAGCTTGAAGAGAGGTTTGAGCATGCAAAGGCAGCTATAATCACCAACTCAACGGTGTGGGACCTGTATGGGAATCAGATAACTGAATCTTTAATATCGGAGGCGGTTGATTATGAGCTGATACTGGTTCCGGATGGCGAGAATGCAAAATCACTGAGTATTGCAGAGCGGATCTATGGCGAGCTGATAAGCAAAGGCTTTGAGAGGAAAGATGTTATTATCGCATGTGGCGGAGGAGTAGTTGGAGATTTGGCGGGCTTTGTGGCCGCTACATACGAGAGGGGAGTGCCCTTTGTCCAGGTACCTACTACTTTACTCGCGCAGGTCGATAGCAGTGTAGGAGGGAAAGTTGCTGTAAACCATGAGCTTGGAAAGAACATGATTGGTGCTTTTTACCAACCATCGTTTGTTTATATAGACGTTGCTACGCTAAAAACTCTTCCTGCGACTGAGTTCTCGGGGGGTATGGCTGAAGTAATCAAGTATGCCTTCATAAAGGGAGAGCCGCTTTTAAGTCTCGTAAAGGAAAATAAGCAGAAAATACTTGACAAAGAAATGGATACTCTGGCTGAAGTAGTTAAGATGTGCTGTGCGATTAAAGGTACGATTGTTGAGCAGGACGAGCGAGATGCTGGAATAAGGGCTTACCTGAACTACGGACATACTCTTGCGCACGCTATTGAATCTATAACTAAATATGATTATCCACATGGGCAGGCGGTTGCAATAGGTATGGTCTTTGCTGCGAGGCTTGGCCAGAGACTCGGGATGCTAACGGAAGCTGACGTCGAGCTTCACAGAAGGTTGATATCGGCGTACGGCCTTCCGGCATCTATTTCTTCTGCAAAACCAGAAGATCTTGTTCGCGTTATGAAGAGGGACAAAAAGAGGGTTGGAGGAGGCCACATTTTCGTTCTCTTAGATGGAATTGGCAATCCAGTTGTGCGAAACATCGATGAAGAGTTTTTGGTCTCTACCCTTAGAGATTTTTTGAAAGAGGTATAG
- a CDS encoding prepilin-type N-terminal cleavage/methylation domain-containing protein: MFYLLEAKRDENGLSLVELVIYMAMLAVIIGGAYVIYDGAETIYSSSGGQADAQRSGRLAQMLMTKDLRMTESFITANDYEVDIRADLDDDNIWEEVKYYVEQDAAGIYRLYRQEDGGSPKELAFGVRNVALSQPLFIYYDQYGMAMTTDTASRKTKTCKMGINLIIDTDTNRPPGAFTLYTKATLRNSQ; the protein is encoded by the coding sequence ATGTTTTATTTACTGGAGGCAAAAAGAGATGAAAACGGATTGTCGCTTGTTGAACTGGTCATCTATATGGCGATGCTTGCCGTAATAATTGGCGGTGCTTATGTGATATATGACGGAGCTGAGACCATCTACAGTTCCTCTGGTGGGCAGGCAGATGCGCAAAGAAGCGGCAGGCTGGCCCAGATGCTGATGACTAAAGACTTGCGGATGACCGAGAGTTTCATAACAGCGAATGACTATGAGGTCGATATTAGGGCTGACCTGGATGATGACAATATATGGGAAGAGGTAAAGTACTACGTAGAACAGGATGCAGCTGGGATCTATCGTCTATATAGACAGGAGGATGGCGGGAGTCCAAAAGAGTTGGCGTTCGGGGTCAGAAATGTGGCTTTAAGCCAACCGCTTTTTATCTACTACGACCAATACGGCATGGCCATGACGACCGACACGGCGTCGAGAAAGACCAAGACCTGCAAAATGGGCATTAACTTAATTATTGATACTGATACAAACAGGCCACCCGGTGCTTTTACGCTTTATACAAAGGCAACGCTTCGTAACAGTCAATAG
- a CDS encoding pilus assembly PilX N-terminal domain-containing protein, which produces MRDSLFKDEKGIAMVVVLGVMLILTTLAFAAVAISENELVSSSHDRDSTEALHIAEAGVQKALWQLEQFGNSMNPKTFTITVNGGTAEVNAVQDMGQNWYWTVESTGTYGNAHRKIKVTVFNFSMWNMNIATGSNKSLASGGNGILGTASVDGPFYVRGNVELSGNSAITGGPLFIKTGSLVLLNNSATLGLPGSPISAYIEPSGNNGDIVDKDGLRILDNPNQSQVFLSQLSNQCPDIEVPPMDSMESYRNIAKSESSVPPLPSTYYRDTYVSVDPNISGGYKVLDDDGSVAMGDVDLRHTYHLDSSVSNFGSSTCGIGWDTSGGSKKLHVMGTVYVDGNLVIGDSKNDTVVYDGRGTLIVNGNITIRGKLIPASAGVMDSAHVLGLVTNEEITADVQHCGGTGRDNPDIAGALFAAKKVSLVQNNTTFVGSMIAGTLNFAYGTNNCHLYTDDSLPSFLPPSLPGSTKFMAMTASWREAK; this is translated from the coding sequence ATGAGGGATTCTCTGTTTAAGGATGAAAAAGGAATAGCGATGGTTGTAGTGCTCGGGGTCATGCTAATCCTGACGACGCTGGCGTTTGCAGCTGTGGCCATCTCTGAGAACGAGCTCGTTTCGTCATCGCATGATCGGGATTCTACAGAAGCGCTGCATATAGCAGAGGCGGGTGTTCAAAAGGCTCTCTGGCAACTTGAACAATTTGGCAACTCAATGAATCCTAAAACATTTACCATAACTGTCAATGGTGGTACTGCAGAGGTTAACGCAGTTCAAGACATGGGTCAGAATTGGTATTGGACAGTTGAATCGACTGGAACTTATGGGAATGCCCACAGGAAAATTAAAGTTACAGTATTTAATTTCTCGATGTGGAATATGAACATAGCTACAGGCAGCAATAAGTCCCTGGCATCAGGGGGCAACGGTATCCTCGGTACCGCATCGGTCGATGGTCCTTTTTATGTGCGCGGAAATGTTGAACTTTCCGGTAACTCAGCGATCACAGGAGGACCCCTGTTTATAAAAACTGGCTCGCTCGTGCTTTTAAATAACTCGGCTACGCTTGGTTTACCCGGTAGTCCTATAAGTGCGTATATTGAGCCATCCGGAAACAATGGCGATATAGTCGATAAAGATGGATTGCGAATATTAGATAATCCAAACCAAAGCCAGGTCTTTTTGAGTCAGCTTTCAAACCAGTGCCCTGATATAGAGGTGCCGCCTATGGATTCAATGGAGAGCTATAGAAATATAGCGAAATCAGAATCAAGTGTGCCGCCGCTTCCCAGCACATACTATAGAGATACGTATGTATCGGTCGACCCAAATATTTCGGGCGGCTATAAAGTACTTGATGATGATGGAAGTGTGGCCATGGGGGATGTAGACCTCAGGCATACATATCATCTCGATAGCTCGGTCAGCAATTTTGGCAGTTCTACGTGCGGTATTGGATGGGATACCAGCGGGGGAAGCAAGAAACTGCATGTGATGGGCACTGTCTATGTTGATGGGAACCTGGTTATCGGAGATAGCAAAAATGACACGGTTGTATACGATGGGCGGGGCACCCTCATTGTTAACGGCAATATAACAATAAGAGGCAAGCTTATACCAGCAAGCGCAGGAGTAATGGATAGCGCACATGTTCTGGGCTTGGTTACTAATGAGGAGATTACAGCAGATGTTCAGCATTGCGGAGGTACAGGCAGAGATAACCCGGATATTGCTGGTGCGCTATTTGCCGCCAAAAAAGTAAGCCTCGTACAAAACAATACAACCTTTGTAGGTAGTATGATCGCTGGCACTTTGAATTTTGCGTATGGTACCAATAACTGCCATCTATATACGGATGATAGTCTGCCTTCATTTCTTCCGCCATCTCTGCCTGGCAGCACGAAGTTTATGGCAATGACAGCTTCGTGGCGCGAAGCAAAATAA
- the efp gene encoding elongation factor P, whose product MITTAQFKNGLTIEIDGTIYQIVEFQHVKPGKGSAFVRTKLKNFKTGAVIDKTFRAGESVEQAIVNRRPMQYLYNDGADYHFMDTETYEQISIAQTNLAEESKYLKENMNVLIAMHEGQPIGVDLPTAVELEVTHTEPGVKGNTASGATKPATLETGLVIQVPLFINNGDIVKVDTRTGEYITRV is encoded by the coding sequence ATGATAACAACTGCGCAATTTAAGAATGGGCTTACAATTGAGATCGATGGTACGATCTACCAGATTGTGGAGTTTCAGCATGTAAAGCCTGGGAAAGGCAGTGCATTCGTTCGCACAAAGCTTAAGAACTTTAAAACAGGTGCCGTTATCGATAAAACATTTAGAGCTGGAGAGAGCGTTGAGCAGGCAATCGTAAACAGAAGGCCAATGCAATATCTCTATAATGACGGTGCCGATTACCATTTTATGGATACCGAGACCTATGAGCAAATCAGTATAGCGCAGACCAATTTAGCGGAAGAATCAAAATACTTGAAAGAGAATATGAATGTTCTGATAGCCATGCATGAGGGGCAGCCTATCGGCGTTGACCTTCCAACAGCTGTAGAGCTCGAGGTCACGCATACTGAGCCTGGCGTAAAAGGCAATACCGCTAGTGGTGCCACTAAGCCTGCAACCCTTGAAACAGGCCTGGTAATACAGGTACCCCTATTTATAAATAATGGCGATATAGTAAAAGTGGATACCCGAACGGGCGAATATATAACAAGAGTCTAA
- the aroQ gene encoding type II 3-dehydroquinate dehydratase — MAKILVIHGPNLNLLGRREVEVYGTLTLDEINERINEEASRYGLDTEFFQSNHEGEIVDKIQAAVGNADCIIINPGAYTHYSIAIRDALAAVSIPAIEVHLSNIHAREEFRHKSVTAPVSLGQIAGFGALSYVLAVRAAAEIAEKAQGPGSRDHR, encoded by the coding sequence ATGGCAAAGATTCTTGTGATTCATGGGCCGAACCTGAATCTGCTTGGAAGGCGCGAGGTTGAAGTATACGGAACTCTAACCCTTGATGAAATAAACGAGCGGATTAATGAGGAAGCCTCCCGCTATGGTCTGGATACTGAATTCTTTCAATCCAACCACGAGGGAGAAATTGTGGATAAGATACAGGCGGCTGTCGGCAACGCTGATTGCATAATAATAAATCCGGGTGCATACACGCACTACAGTATCGCTATTAGAGATGCGCTTGCTGCAGTCAGCATACCAGCCATTGAAGTTCATCTATCGAATATACATGCGCGCGAGGAATTCAGACATAAATCAGTAACCGCGCCGGTTTCACTGGGGCAGATTGCTGGTTTTGGAGCATTGAGCTATGTACTTGCGGTGAGAGCCGCTGCAGAGATAGCTGAGAAGGCCCAAGGCCCAGGTTCCAGGGATCATAGGTAG
- a CDS encoding shikimate kinase, with protein MKNIALVGFMGSGKSTIGNIIAKRIGYSYIDVDKRIEEKTGRTISDIFRKDGENTFRRIEAAVLKDVLKSTAAVISCGGGIVIQKENRRLLKQGSLVVYLKAEPEEIYRRVGNTGRERPLLKVDDPQAEINRLLKEREPVYQEVADIVVDTTGRTASEAAELVIKELELRDYRQRC; from the coding sequence TTGAAAAACATCGCGTTAGTCGGGTTTATGGGCTCCGGTAAAAGTACGATCGGTAATATTATTGCAAAAAGGATTGGATATTCATATATCGACGTTGATAAGCGCATAGAGGAAAAGACCGGAAGGACGATCTCGGATATATTCAGGAAGGACGGTGAGAATACATTCCGGCGAATAGAAGCCGCGGTGTTAAAAGATGTCCTCAAAAGCACAGCTGCAGTGATATCTTGTGGTGGTGGTATCGTCATCCAGAAGGAAAACAGAAGGCTCCTAAAGCAAGGTTCGTTAGTTGTCTATCTGAAGGCAGAACCAGAGGAAATTTATAGGAGGGTAGGCAACACCGGAAGGGAGCGCCCGCTTCTTAAGGTAGATGACCCGCAGGCGGAGATAAATAGGCTACTTAAAGAAAGAGAGCCTGTTTACCAAGAGGTAGCAGATATAGTCGTTGACACCACCGGAAGAACGGCAAGCGAAGCGGCTGAATTAGTTATAAAAGAATTAGAACTAAGAGATTATAGGCAAAGGTGTTAG
- the pilM gene encoding type IV pilus assembly protein PilM — MGFLNLGGGAAPVGLDIGSSTFRIAQLKPSSGKPTLIKYASLKAPLGLINEGEVTDVTGVSQALSNLWREHRVGEKKVVVGLANQKVIVRVIEMPYMSEAEFRSALQFQANDYIPIPIEEAVVDFQIISEHENDQGERMMDVLIVAVRKDMVENVVAAVEGAGLKPVVIDVSSLAFARSVMSNGFKAFLEDTENPSATALINVSSNLTDIVVVEGDAPRFTRISSIGGDTFTEALIDQLGISYEDAEDLKIGIGLPTPEWATNEEDVKIPDITPDMQQYVDIVHNILEQEMIKFIAEVRRSLDYYLVQATRVKSIDKIIVTGGGAKLRNFMHHLKDNLQIEAVMGSPLHSVQLSSKLKKMNIEEEELSMAICLGLAMRGIDK, encoded by the coding sequence TTGGGATTTTTAAACCTGGGCGGAGGGGCTGCCCCTGTTGGTTTGGATATTGGAAGTAGCACTTTTAGGATAGCTCAACTTAAGCCATCCTCAGGTAAACCAACCCTTATAAAATATGCAAGCCTTAAGGCTCCCCTTGGTTTGATCAACGAAGGCGAAGTCACCGATGTAACCGGAGTTTCCCAGGCACTTTCCAATTTATGGCGCGAGCACAGGGTCGGTGAGAAAAAAGTAGTGGTCGGCTTGGCGAATCAGAAGGTAATCGTAAGGGTAATTGAGATGCCTTATATGAGCGAAGCCGAGTTTAGAAGCGCTTTACAGTTTCAGGCAAACGATTATATCCCAATACCTATAGAGGAAGCGGTAGTTGATTTTCAGATTATATCTGAGCACGAAAACGATCAGGGCGAGCGCATGATGGATGTCCTGATTGTAGCCGTTCGAAAAGATATGGTTGAGAATGTGGTTGCTGCGGTTGAGGGGGCAGGTCTCAAGCCGGTAGTCATAGACGTATCGTCACTGGCTTTTGCGAGAAGTGTTATGAGCAACGGCTTTAAAGCTTTTTTGGAAGATACTGAAAACCCCAGTGCTACCGCGCTTATTAATGTGAGCTCGAATTTAACTGATATTGTCGTGGTTGAAGGCGATGCTCCGCGATTCACAAGAATAAGCAGCATCGGTGGAGATACTTTCACCGAGGCTTTAATTGACCAGCTTGGGATATCTTACGAGGACGCGGAAGACCTAAAAATTGGCATTGGCCTACCAACACCTGAATGGGCTACAAACGAAGAGGATGTTAAAATTCCCGATATTACACCTGATATGCAGCAGTATGTAGATATAGTACATAACATACTTGAGCAAGAGATGATAAAGTTTATTGCGGAAGTTAGAAGGTCACTGGATTATTACCTTGTCCAGGCTACAAGGGTTAAAAGCATAGATAAAATAATTGTTACTGGCGGTGGGGCTAAGCTGCGTAACTTTATGCATCATCTTAAGGATAACCTTCAGATAGAGGCTGTTATGGGCAGTCCGCTTCATAGCGTGCAACTAAGCAGCAAGCTGAAGAAAATGAATATAGAGGAAGAAGAACTTTCTATGGCCATTTGCCTTGGTTTAGCAATGAGAGGGATCGATAAATGA
- the pilO gene encoding type 4a pilus biogenesis protein PilO, which produces MNSAVAKRQILILVAVLILMLVGFYFLAWQPQTGKLADLENQKLVEETKIKTSKTTLEVLEQKKKDAANVEAELVKIQDKMPIRAELPDLITQLQDIANDAGVNLVSVKPGQLTSKGEFSELQISVSVEGSYIALIDFLKRIEKAQRMLKTSTIDIKVKQYPDLTMNTGLVAFTMGSEETSTTAAPAKSAQVGSGAADQTVRVSQSMTNK; this is translated from the coding sequence ATGAACAGTGCAGTAGCTAAACGACAAATATTAATACTAGTTGCGGTACTGATTTTGATGCTGGTCGGATTTTATTTTCTGGCATGGCAGCCGCAAACCGGGAAGCTCGCAGATTTGGAAAATCAAAAGTTGGTAGAAGAGACAAAGATCAAAACGTCAAAAACGACCTTAGAAGTGCTTGAGCAGAAGAAAAAAGACGCAGCAAATGTCGAGGCAGAGCTGGTGAAGATTCAGGATAAAATGCCAATCAGGGCTGAGCTACCAGATCTTATCACCCAGCTACAGGATATAGCCAATGATGCGGGTGTTAACCTTGTATCGGTAAAGCCCGGCCAGCTAACTTCAAAAGGTGAGTTCAGTGAATTGCAGATAAGCGTTTCCGTTGAGGGAAGTTATATCGCGCTTATCGATTTCCTGAAAAGAATAGAGAAGGCGCAGAGAATGCTAAAGACATCGACAATAGACATAAAAGTAAAGCAATATCCGGACCTTACGATGAATACAGGGTTGGTCGCTTTTACAATGGGAAGCGAAGAGACTTCGACCACAGCGGCACCGGCAAAAAGCGCACAGGTGGGTTCGGGTGCGGCTGATCAAACAGTACGGGTCAGTCAGAGCATGACCAATAAATAA
- a CDS encoding fibronectin type III domain-containing protein: MPVISRMLGKLRDERAFGIIEALIAMTIMSLVLIALLGLLTVSVRAVTSSKLSTSATQLANELIEEIRSRDYELVGIIGRDANGSIPAEESRTVGGITYTINYDVLWVDDLADGTGADDTDSDGSKDYKQVNVTIHWTINNTPQTLSVVTYVKSKQKKTDPPTVNFIFGNYGVLDANKMPPDGTVFGTDNSPYKAWFDSGIIPLKAVGTDPNGDLVTMRFFVGLKTPNGGFYDINPTNQFENLPICYWNPQTIDTDTGDYLWGEGTHEVTVEVWDAHGNRDAKSIYWVIDRYPPLAPTNLVLVPQDRDKFILNWDPSYDGLDKITRYKIYRKGPGLTGSFDLLTESTFTVTTFTDVGLAEWSTYQYYVVAVSPGGRTSPDSNIVTGITQFNLTSEIEGNKKSVELEWNRVPAGILVDRIDVVRNGTVRASLSGSAYEYTDSLPSGHATYQYQIKAYYQGNLVNQSIVTTVTTKRG, translated from the coding sequence ATGCCTGTTATCAGCCGCATGTTAGGAAAGCTGCGGGATGAGAGGGCTTTTGGCATTATAGAAGCACTAATAGCGATGACGATAATGTCGTTAGTGTTGATTGCGCTACTTGGGCTTTTGACCGTAAGTGTTAGGGCGGTGACAAGCAGCAAGCTCTCTACCTCGGCTACCCAATTGGCTAATGAGCTTATAGAGGAAATCAGATCTAGAGATTATGAACTCGTGGGCATAATAGGCCGTGATGCCAATGGTTCTATTCCGGCAGAGGAGTCGCGTACGGTTGGCGGCATTACCTATACCATAAACTACGATGTTCTGTGGGTAGACGACCTAGCTGATGGCACCGGAGCGGATGATACTGATTCTGACGGATCCAAAGACTATAAGCAGGTCAATGTGACCATCCACTGGACTATAAACAATACGCCGCAGACTCTAAGTGTAGTCACGTATGTAAAGAGTAAGCAAAAGAAGACAGACCCGCCAACTGTCAACTTTATTTTTGGAAATTATGGGGTTTTGGATGCTAATAAAATGCCGCCTGATGGTACAGTATTTGGCACGGATAACTCACCATATAAAGCTTGGTTTGATAGTGGCATTATACCCCTAAAAGCCGTTGGCACTGACCCGAACGGCGATCTTGTTACTATGCGTTTCTTTGTAGGGCTAAAGACGCCAAACGGTGGCTTTTATGATATAAACCCGACAAACCAGTTTGAGAATTTACCAATATGTTATTGGAATCCGCAAACTATCGATACCGATACAGGGGATTATCTCTGGGGGGAAGGTACGCACGAGGTAACGGTTGAAGTTTGGGATGCACACGGAAACAGGGATGCCAAAAGCATTTACTGGGTTATAGACCGATATCCTCCGCTGGCACCAACAAATCTTGTTCTAGTGCCGCAAGATAGAGATAAGTTTATTTTAAATTGGGATCCTTCGTACGATGGTTTAGATAAAATCACACGCTACAAGATTTATCGTAAAGGGCCAGGTCTAACCGGTAGTTTTGACCTGTTAACCGAATCAACCTTTACTGTAACCACTTTTACGGATGTGGGGTTGGCGGAATGGTCGACCTATCAATATTATGTTGTGGCGGTAAGTCCTGGAGGTCGGACTTCACCTGATAGCAATATAGTTACCGGGATAACACAGTTTAACCTAACAAGTGAGATTGAGGGCAACAAAAAGAGCGTCGAGCTTGAGTGGAATAGAGTGCCGGCAGGTATTTTAGTAGATCGGATCGACGTGGTGCGAAATGGTACTGTACGTGCAAGTTTATCAGGTTCAGCTTATGAGTATACCGATAGCCTGCCGTCGGGTCACGCAACTTATCAGTACCAGATCAAGGCATACTATCAGGGCAATCTGGTGAACCAGAGCATAGTAACGACGGTGACTACTAAACGGGGATGA
- the aroC gene encoding chorismate synthase yields the protein MLRYVTAGESHGPALFAIVEGVPAGLMITAEKIDKELARRQLGFGRGGRMKIERDRADILSGVRFGKTLGSPITMKIDNRDWQNWQVKMSVEEVAGIEAIELVTQPRPGHADLSGIQKTGQKDIRNVLERSSARETAARVAAGAVAKILLEEFNIKVISHVISIGDVRANLERLPAPHDLEQIDESPARCFDPEATVKMVEKIEEIRKAKDTIGGVFEVLVYGCPPGLGGYTSWEEKLDGNIARAVMSIQAIKGVEIGLGFNAAYSQGSETHDEIFYDQDRGYFRKTNNAGGIEGGMTNGEVIIVRAAMKPIPTLMRPLKTVDINTKEQADAVKERSDVCAVPAAAVIGEAVVAFELAKALLNKFGSDALEDIKAAYNFYLKRLKD from the coding sequence GTGCTTAGATATGTAACCGCAGGCGAATCGCATGGGCCTGCTTTATTTGCAATAGTAGAGGGAGTTCCAGCGGGTCTTATGATTACTGCTGAGAAAATAGATAAAGAGCTTGCCCGGAGGCAGTTGGGCTTTGGCAGGGGCGGGCGCATGAAAATAGAGAGAGATAGGGCTGATATCCTTAGCGGAGTAAGGTTTGGAAAGACTCTTGGGTCACCGATCACGATGAAGATAGATAACCGAGACTGGCAGAATTGGCAGGTTAAGATGTCAGTTGAGGAAGTCGCTGGTATTGAGGCGATTGAGCTGGTTACCCAACCAAGGCCGGGACATGCTGATTTAAGCGGCATTCAGAAAACTGGGCAGAAAGATATTAGAAATGTTCTGGAGCGTTCAAGCGCACGTGAGACCGCAGCAAGGGTGGCTGCAGGCGCGGTTGCTAAAATTCTTCTTGAGGAATTCAACATAAAGGTTATAAGTCACGTTATCTCTATCGGGGATGTAAGGGCAAACCTTGAGCGATTGCCAGCTCCACATGACCTTGAGCAAATAGACGAGTCGCCGGCAAGATGCTTTGACCCAGAAGCGACTGTCAAAATGGTAGAGAAAATTGAAGAGATAAGAAAGGCTAAAGATACTATTGGCGGGGTATTTGAAGTCCTTGTTTACGGGTGCCCACCAGGCCTAGGCGGTTACACATCGTGGGAGGAAAAGCTCGATGGGAATATTGCCCGAGCGGTTATGTCTATTCAGGCCATCAAAGGTGTTGAAATAGGCTTGGGCTTTAATGCTGCATATAGCCAGGGCTCGGAAACGCACGATGAGATATTTTATGACCAAGATCGAGGCTATTTCAGGAAGACTAATAACGCAGGTGGCATTGAGGGCGGTATGACTAATGGCGAGGTCATAATCGTAAGGGCAGCCATGAAGCCAATTCCGACGTTGATGAGGCCGCTCAAAACAGTGGATATCAATACAAAAGAGCAGGCAGATGCAGTAAAAGAGAGGTCGGATGTGTGCGCGGTTCCGGCTGCTGCGGTTATCGGAGAGGCGGTAGTGGCCTTTGAGCTGGCAAAGGCATTACTAAATAAGTTTGGCAGTGATGCATTAGAGGATATAAAGGCTGCTTACAATTTTTATTTGAAGAGGTTAAAAGATTGA